The Fusarium fujikuroi IMI 58289 draft genome, chromosome FFUJ_chr05 DNA segment CAACGAGCCCCCTGCCGCTGCGGTCCGCGAGGGATCGGGTATTTTTGACGAAACTCGGAGGCTTGACTCTCGCTACGGTGAAGATTACTCAgacggtggtgttgagagtgTCGCGGCACAGAATGCTCCCGCGGAGGTTGCTGAGAGCTGGAAACATCCCCGTCAGAATGTTTTCAGAACCGGAGCGGCCTTTTGGAGTCTTTTGACCTCCGGGGCCAATGATGCTGCATACGGCGTACGACCCCTGTGAAATTCTCTGCTTGATACCATTTCTGACATTAAAATGACAGGCCTTGATCCCATACGTACGTCAACCGGCTCCTCCGAGAGCTGAGTTACTAACAGATTGCAGCTAGAAGAATATTACAACTTGAGCTACATCATAGTATCTCTTGTTTTCCTCTCACCCTTTGTTGGTTATATCTTAGCAGCAGTCTTGAATAATACCCTGCATCGACGGGTTGGACAGCGAGGAATCGGTATTACTTGCGGAATATGCCATATTCTCGCCTACATCATTATCGCTGTTCACCCTCCGTACCCCGTCTTGGTTCTTGCGTACTGTCTTGCTGGTTTCGGAAACGGAATCAGTGATGCTGCTTGGAATGCTTGGATTGGCAATCTCGATAAGGCCAATGAGACTCTTGGCTTCCTTCATGCCTTTTACGGCGTTGGGGGAGTTATCAGTCCTCTTATCGCAACTAACATGATCGCAAAGGCTGACTTGCCTTGGTATACATTCTACTATGTTATGGTGAGTCGCATATGTAGATAAGCTTATGAAAGGCACAATATTAACCGATGAGCTCAGATCGGGCTGGCCACTATCGAATTTGTTACTTGCACCTGGGCATTCTGGCCCAATGGTCCAGAAATCTATCGCCAAACCATGGACGCAAGCAACGAGGACAACCAGGGCATGAAGGAAGCCTTGTTCAAGCTTCCTTTCGCTCGTGTCACTTGGCTTTGTGCCGCATTCCTCCTCTGTtacgttggtgttgaggtttcTGTCGGCGGTTGGATCGTCCAGTTCATGATTCGCGTACGAAAGGCTGAGAACTACCCAGCTGGTATGACCTCCATGGGCTTCTGGTTGGGCCTCGCCGTCGGCCGTGCTATCTTGGGGTTTGTAACTCCACTTCTTGGAGTCAAAGTTGCAGTATCTCTGTATTTGCCTGCCGCTATGGCCCTTCAGCTAATCTTCTGGCTGGTTCCGAGCTTTTATGTCTCAGCCGTAACAGTGGCACTCCAGGGTTTCTTTCTCGGTCCATTATTCCCTGCAGTCGTAGTTGCTACTACAAAAATGTTGCCCAAGCACTTACATGTTAGCACTATTGGTTTCGCAGCCGCTTTTGGTGGTAGTGGTGCTGCAATTCTACCCTTTGCCGTGGGTGCTATTGCTCAAGCCAAGGGCGTCAAGACTCTCCAGCCGATTATCCTGGCTTTCTTGACTGCATTGCTGGGACTTTGGCTATGTCTCCCAAGAATTGGCAAGAAGAGGGATTAAGGCCCTAAGGGTCAGCAACAATCAGTCTTTCGTCACTGTCTTGTTAAAGTCAGGTCAACTATAGCTCCCGTCCCCAACAAATTAGACTTCGCTCAATGATAGAACGAGGACTTATAGAAAGTCAATTGTTTCTTCATAGAACAGCCAAATGATATGAAGTCTTGAAGAACCAGAATCCCAAGCGAGCCTTTGCGTCCCGGAGGTAACTCGACCTTTAAAAGACATACCCTAAGTGTCATCATTAAATCCGGAAGCTTTCAGGATAGTAATTTAAGGGCTACGATCAAAGTCCGAACCGCCACTCAATGCTTTCATGAATCATAAGTTCTCATCCATCACGGGCTAGTGCTGTAGATCCTGCGAGCCGTGCCGCCTGCTAGCCCCTCATGGACGAATCGCCCATAGCCACAACTTTCTACGGAAACTAGGTAGCAGATAGACGAGCGTTCCACCTGTGACTTGATGCTAAAGGATACATTGGCTTGAGTTGTTTGACATAAGAGATAAATGTCTATCAATTCCCTAGATCTGCAGTGAGAGCTGTGCTGGAACTCGCATGTCTATAGGCACCCGGTTCTGGCCGCACTGATATCCCCAGGATCTAGTATCTGGCCTGATGGTCTAGCGGTATGATTCTTGCTTCGGGAGTGACATCTCGGTTCTGTTTAGAAAGAACTATAGTTTGCGAGAGGTCCCGGGTTCAATCCCCGGTCAGGCCCTGTTTTTGCTAGCCAGGTTGTttggttttctttttcgtGATCGAGATGACATTCGGGAGACGATATATGATAGCTTCGTATCGCACTTGCGCTATGCTGATGAGTTTACTTGTTGAGGGACATTGTACAAGATAACTTGCTGCTGTGAATGCACACCTTCTTCCTTGTCAGTATTTACTGGAAATTGAACTTTCATTTATCATGGGAACTTATTGAAGGTAGAAGTTTAGGAGAATCATACACTTCAGACTAGTTGTAGCTCAGAGAACACAGTAGTTTTTATTCATTATCAATGTATGTTGCAGAGTATAACCCAGATGAATCTCTACATAAGGCACTATTACTATTCAATATACCCTATAATCCGTATTGAAATTTTAACAAGTCTTGAAGAATCCAAAACACCTCTCAATTAGAGTCCAATATCAGAAGCTCTGATGTCCACAGtcttgttctccttcaaAGCCTCTTTCACGGCTTGGCAGACAACAAGTGCAGCTAGGCCATCTCTCGGCGTACAACTCGGGGTCGCCTCACCACGAATAACCTTGATGAAGTGATCTAACTGTAGCTCGAAAGGCACGCCATCTGGGACAGGGACGTTCTTCTGAACAAGCTCCTGGTGCCATGATTTT contains these protein-coding regions:
- a CDS encoding related to tetracycline resistance proteins, with the protein product MAASSTATIGSYELTSRAINEPPAAAVREGSGIFDETRRLDSRYGEDYSDGGVESVAAQNAPAEVAESWKHPRQNVFRTGAAFWSLLTSGANDAAYGALIPYLEEYYNLSYIIVSLVFLSPFVGYILAAVLNNTLHRRVGQRGIGITCGICHILAYIIIAVHPPYPVLVLAYCLAGFGNGISDAAWNAWIGNLDKANETLGFLHAFYGVGGVISPLIATNMIAKADLPWYTFYYVMIGLATIEFVTCTWAFWPNGPEIYRQTMDASNEDNQGMKEALFKLPFARVTWLCAAFLLCYVGVEVSVGGWIVQFMIRVRKAENYPAGMTSMGFWLGLAVGRAILGFVTPLLGVKVAVSLYLPAAMALQLIFWLVPSFYVSAVTVALQGFFLGPLFPAVVVATTKMLPKHLHVSTIGFAAAFGGSGAAILPFAVGAIAQAKGVKTLQPIILAFLTALLGLWLCLPRIGKKRD